A genomic segment from Nocardiopsis sp. Huas11 encodes:
- a CDS encoding ABC transporter permease, whose amino-acid sequence MSTIEESTAPTPAPTVPPAPSRLKDLGRQLIGTRRVIVGLVLLVLLAALAFLGPLISAWDLGERDFSAMLEGPSPEHWMGTNRTGQDIFTQATAGLQKSLLIGLLVAVISTGFAALVGAFAGYFGGLTDKGLMWVADLALVLPNFVILAILSTHFVGDGGWLILVVLLAAFSWMVTSKMVRGLTISLREREYIHAARFMGVPAHKIILRHILPNMSSLLIADATIMVSAAIIGETALSYFGLGVQSPDISLGMVIAAGSSFATTAPWVFAFPTVLLIVMVLAVNMVGDGLRDALDPQSKSRRS is encoded by the coding sequence ATGAGCACGATCGAAGAGAGCACGGCGCCGACACCGGCACCGACCGTGCCCCCGGCACCCAGCCGGCTCAAGGATCTGGGCCGTCAGCTCATCGGGACCCGACGGGTCATCGTCGGGCTCGTCCTCCTCGTCCTGCTGGCCGCCCTGGCCTTCCTCGGCCCCCTCATCAGCGCCTGGGACCTGGGCGAGCGCGACTTCTCCGCCATGCTCGAAGGGCCCTCACCCGAGCACTGGATGGGCACCAACCGCACCGGCCAGGACATCTTCACCCAGGCCACCGCGGGTCTGCAGAAGTCGCTGCTGATCGGTCTGCTGGTCGCGGTGATCTCCACCGGGTTCGCCGCCCTGGTCGGCGCCTTCGCCGGCTACTTCGGCGGACTGACCGACAAGGGCCTGATGTGGGTCGCCGACCTGGCGCTGGTCCTGCCCAACTTCGTCATCCTGGCGATCCTGTCCACGCACTTCGTCGGCGACGGGGGCTGGCTGATCCTGGTCGTCCTGCTGGCCGCGTTCAGCTGGATGGTCACCTCCAAGATGGTGCGCGGCCTGACCATCTCCCTGCGCGAGCGCGAGTACATCCACGCGGCCCGCTTCATGGGCGTGCCCGCGCACAAGATCATCCTGCGCCACATCCTGCCGAACATGTCGTCCCTGCTCATCGCGGACGCCACGATCATGGTCAGCGCCGCCATCATCGGCGAGACCGCGCTCAGCTACTTCGGTCTGGGCGTGCAGTCGCCCGACATCAGCCTCGGCATGGTCATCGCGGCCGGCTCCTCGTTCGCGACCACGGCACCCTGGGTCTTCGCCTTCCCCACGGTCCTGCTGATCGTGATGGTGCTCGCCGTGAACATGGTCGGGGACGGTCTGCGCGACGCCCTGGACCCCCAGTCCAAGTCGCGCCGGTCCTAG
- a CDS encoding ABC transporter permease, translating to MGKFLARRLLNYVVLIFIATSFAYLLAATNLHPRVYFEQMQPPPTPEAVNQQLDALNLNDQTPLAERYVTWISGVLTGDFGRNIQGGDVTSQMWMKAGVTLRLITVATILGSAIGIAVGAYAAVRQYRRFDKAATAASFFVLSVPTVVIAIVVQVMAVALNDGLGMQLLRYSGEYSAGFDGAWWELLLNRVHHAILPTFVLAVALFAAFARYQRNMMLDVLGADFVRTAMAKGLTRRQALFKHALRTALIPTITYFTFTFGALVSGATFTEKIYGWHGMGAWLIDSIFRHDVHVVAAVSWFMAITIMAASFLSDILYAWLDPRVRV from the coding sequence TTGGGCAAGTTCCTGGCCAGGCGGCTTTTGAACTACGTCGTGCTGATCTTCATCGCGACGAGTTTCGCCTACCTCCTCGCCGCCACCAACCTGCATCCTCGTGTGTACTTCGAGCAGATGCAGCCGCCGCCGACCCCCGAGGCGGTGAACCAACAGCTCGACGCGCTCAACCTCAACGACCAGACCCCCCTGGCCGAGCGCTACGTCACGTGGATCAGCGGCGTGCTGACCGGCGACTTCGGCCGCAACATCCAGGGCGGTGACGTCACCTCCCAGATGTGGATGAAGGCCGGCGTCACCCTGCGCCTGATCACGGTCGCCACCATCCTCGGCAGCGCCATCGGCATCGCCGTGGGCGCCTACGCCGCCGTGCGCCAGTACCGCCGGTTCGACAAGGCCGCCACCGCGGCGTCGTTCTTCGTCCTGTCGGTCCCCACGGTCGTCATCGCGATCGTCGTCCAGGTCATGGCGGTCGCCCTCAACGACGGCCTGGGCATGCAGCTGCTGCGCTATTCCGGCGAGTACTCGGCGGGCTTCGACGGGGCGTGGTGGGAACTCCTGCTCAACCGCGTGCACCACGCGATCCTGCCCACGTTCGTCCTGGCCGTCGCGCTGTTCGCCGCCTTCGCCCGCTACCAGCGCAACATGATGCTGGACGTGCTGGGCGCCGACTTCGTGCGCACCGCCATGGCCAAGGGGCTCACCCGCCGCCAGGCGCTGTTCAAGCACGCTTTGCGCACCGCGCTGATCCCCACCATCACCTACTTCACCTTCACCTTCGGTGCCCTGGTGTCCGGCGCGACCTTCACCGAGAAGATCTACGGCTGGCACGGCATGGGGGCGTGGCTCATCGACTCCATCTTCCGCCACGACGTGCACGTGGTGGCCGCCGTCTCCTGGTTCATGGCGATCACCATCATGGCGGCGTCGTTCCTCTCGGACATCCTCTACGCCTGGCTCGACCCGAGAGTGCGGGTGTGA
- a CDS encoding ATP-binding protein, with translation MEERTPHSTETVPRTLRRRFPGLPSQIAYARRFVARQLADSPELTTATLLTSELATNAITHSASGMATGKFEVCVRLSSGWARVEVRDLGNVMEAPQPQHRDPYDTDEHGRGLDLVEALARAWGSEPRSDGMGRMVWFELSWDEE, from the coding sequence ATGGAAGAGCGCACCCCGCACAGCACCGAGACCGTCCCCCGAACCCTGAGACGACGGTTCCCCGGGTTGCCCAGCCAGATCGCCTACGCCCGCAGGTTCGTGGCCCGGCAGCTGGCGGACTCACCGGAACTCACCACCGCGACCCTGCTGACCAGTGAGCTCGCCACGAACGCGATCACGCACAGCGCGTCGGGGATGGCCACCGGCAAGTTCGAGGTATGCGTGCGGCTGTCGTCGGGATGGGCGCGGGTGGAGGTTCGGGACCTGGGCAACGTCATGGAAGCCCCCCAGCCCCAGCACCGGGACCCCTACGACACCGATGAACACGGTCGGGGCCTGGATCTGGTCGAGGCGCTGGCACGGGCATGGGGATCCGAGCCCCGCTCGGACGGCATGGGCCGGATGGTCTGGTTCGAGTTGTCCTGGGACGAGGAGTGA
- a CDS encoding family 2 glycosyl transferase, translated as MASPSPLPRGLGVEIDRAVRLADEGHVLVGGSPPRALRLTPSQLSALIRWASGSAPSGRSERVLARALIQGGLAHPRPAPPVPWRSTDDVDVAVVGQAGARGLARTLDRLAELHPAVRPLVVGATGPVARVARARGARVVPGPAGGPQARAEALRVCSAEFVVLLESGSWPGPGWLDAALGHFADPGVAAVVPRVLTERPRAAGHWRRTVAAVAASRAGADRGADPSPVLPWGQGPGRPGAGNEHTAADPLRPLPALVLRRCALDGRPVAAPAPEAAEYGSGWSEADGDAIGGAVLAPELGAGAELDLVWRLAERGWAVRYEPRARLWSLPVTDLGGYLRACFGTGALVAPLARRHGRRAAGPELYPEGAVGLALAASGRPGSGAAVAALTGVAAVREEPGGALPPWPETARSVVGDVAHTARLGSRALREAWWPVAASAVLACALRRDRGARRIALVGGAALVLPHLSAWRADRGAVLVGPLTWTALSMAGDAARSAGTWWGALRSGSVAPLVPRLRTRARRGTLAVRARDEGADAASHVRTVSLLLVKGG; from the coding sequence ATGGCTTCCCCCTCCCCCCTGCCGCGCGGCCTCGGTGTCGAGATCGACCGGGCCGTGCGCCTGGCCGACGAAGGCCACGTCCTGGTGGGCGGAAGTCCGCCGCGGGCGCTACGGCTCACGCCCTCGCAGCTGAGCGCGTTGATCCGCTGGGCGAGCGGGTCCGCCCCCAGCGGCCGGTCCGAGCGCGTCCTGGCCCGCGCCCTCATCCAGGGCGGGCTCGCCCATCCCCGGCCGGCGCCACCGGTCCCGTGGCGCTCCACCGACGACGTCGACGTGGCCGTGGTGGGCCAGGCCGGTGCGCGCGGGCTCGCCCGTACGCTGGACCGCCTCGCCGAACTCCATCCCGCAGTGCGTCCGCTGGTCGTCGGCGCGACCGGGCCCGTCGCCCGGGTCGCCCGCGCTCGCGGCGCCCGGGTCGTGCCCGGGCCGGCCGGCGGCCCGCAGGCCAGAGCCGAGGCCCTGCGCGTGTGCTCGGCCGAGTTCGTCGTCCTGCTGGAGTCGGGCTCGTGGCCCGGACCCGGGTGGCTCGACGCCGCGCTGGGACACTTCGCCGATCCCGGCGTGGCCGCGGTCGTCCCGCGTGTGCTGACCGAGCGCCCCCGGGCGGCGGGCCACTGGCGGCGCACCGTGGCCGCCGTCGCCGCCAGTCGGGCAGGGGCGGACCGCGGCGCGGATCCCTCCCCGGTGCTGCCGTGGGGTCAGGGGCCGGGCCGGCCGGGCGCCGGCAACGAGCACACGGCCGCCGACCCGCTGCGACCGCTGCCCGCTCTGGTCCTGCGCCGGTGCGCGCTCGACGGCCGCCCGGTGGCCGCGCCGGCCCCGGAGGCGGCCGAGTACGGATCCGGGTGGAGCGAGGCGGACGGCGACGCGATCGGGGGCGCGGTGCTGGCCCCCGAGCTGGGGGCCGGAGCCGAACTCGACCTGGTGTGGCGCCTGGCGGAGCGGGGCTGGGCGGTTCGCTACGAGCCGCGCGCCCGCCTCTGGTCGCTTCCGGTGACCGACCTCGGCGGCTACCTGCGCGCCTGCTTCGGCACGGGGGCGCTCGTGGCACCCCTGGCCCGGCGGCACGGCCGTCGGGCGGCCGGACCGGAGCTGTACCCGGAAGGGGCGGTGGGCCTGGCGCTGGCGGCGTCGGGGCGCCCCGGCTCGGGGGCGGCCGTCGCGGCGCTCACGGGCGTGGCGGCGGTGCGGGAGGAGCCCGGCGGCGCGCTGCCGCCGTGGCCGGAGACGGCCCGGTCGGTGGTCGGGGACGTCGCGCACACGGCTCGGCTGGGATCGCGGGCGCTACGGGAGGCGTGGTGGCCGGTGGCCGCCTCGGCGGTGCTGGCGTGTGCCCTGCGGCGCGACCGCGGTGCGCGGCGGATCGCTCTGGTGGGCGGTGCCGCGCTGGTGCTGCCGCACCTGTCCGCCTGGCGGGCGGACCGGGGGGCGGTGCTGGTCGGGCCGCTGACGTGGACGGCTCTGAGCATGGCGGGCGACGCCGCCCGCTCGGCCGGGACGTGGTGGGGCGCGCTCCGGTCGGGGTCGGTGGCGCCGCTGGTGCCGCGGCTGCGCACGCGCGCGCGGAGGGGGACTCTCGCGGTGCGGGCGCGGGACGAGGGCGCCGACGCGGCCTCCCATGTCAGGACCGTCTCCTTGTTGCTGGTCAAGGGCGGTTGA